The Mytilus galloprovincialis chromosome 7, xbMytGall1.hap1.1, whole genome shotgun sequence genome has a window encoding:
- the LOC143084035 gene encoding uncharacterized protein LOC143084035 isoform X1, which yields MFNIMDFKVKMYLWILFLIFKFGFVLADTCYKYSYTYFRVYSTYCFGYCYGYYGNEYCGSYYNDYDVSHIGSLSIGAFVGLIIGCIIFFIFFVFVTVAICKSCTRSAGQHGRIVNPTGGVSVVQTGQQQGGPGGYHYGHQQMYSNVGYHPGYPPPQQMNAYGPPHPQPMTGPPPPPAYTESRPEVNQPPPVSTAFGGEPSTK from the exons ATGTTTAACATCATGGATTTTAAAGTGAAAATGTATTTGTGGAtcttatttttgatttttaaatttg GTTTTGTTTTGGCAGATACTTGTTATAAGTATTCATACACCTATTTCAGAGTCTACTCCACCTACTGCTTCGGTTATTGCTATGGATATTACGGCAATGAATACTGTGGTAGCTATTACAATGACTATGACGTTTCACATATAGGATCACT GTCAATTGGAGCGTTTGTTGGCTTGATAATCGGTTGCATAATATTCTTCATATTTTTCGTATTCGTCACTGTGGCTATATGTAAATCTTGTACAAGATCTGCAGGTCAACATGGACGAATTGTCAATCCAACAGGTGGCGTTTCAGTTGTTCAAACAGGACAACAACAGG GTGGACCTGGTGGTTACCATTATGGGCATCAACAGATGTATTCGAATGTTGGATATCATCCTGGCTATCCTCCACCACAACAAATGAATGCTTACGGACCACCACATCCTCAGCCAATGACTGGACCACCTCCACCGCCAGCATATACTGAATCCAGACCAGAGGTTAATCAGCCACCACCAGTATCAACTGCATTTGGTGGAGAACCATCAACAAAGTGA
- the LOC143084035 gene encoding uncharacterized protein LOC143084035 isoform X2 yields the protein MDFKVKMYLWILFLIFKFGFVLADTCYKYSYTYFRVYSTYCFGYCYGYYGNEYCGSYYNDYDVSHIGSLSIGAFVGLIIGCIIFFIFFVFVTVAICKSCTRSAGQHGRIVNPTGGVSVVQTGQQQGGPGGYHYGHQQMYSNVGYHPGYPPPQQMNAYGPPHPQPMTGPPPPPAYTESRPEVNQPPPVSTAFGGEPSTK from the exons ATGGATTTCAAAGTGAAAATGTATTTGTGGAtcttatttttgatttttaaatttg GTTTTGTTTTGGCAGATACTTGTTATAAGTATTCATACACCTATTTCAGAGTCTACTCCACCTACTGCTTCGGTTATTGCTATGGATATTACGGCAATGAATACTGTGGTAGCTATTACAATGACTATGACGTTTCACATATAGGATCACT GTCAATTGGAGCGTTTGTTGGCTTGATAATCGGTTGCATAATATTCTTCATATTTTTCGTATTCGTCACTGTGGCTATATGTAAATCTTGTACAAGATCTGCAGGTCAACATGGACGAATTGTCAATCCAACAGGTGGCGTTTCAGTTGTTCAAACAGGACAACAACAGG GTGGACCTGGTGGTTACCATTATGGGCATCAACAGATGTATTCGAATGTTGGATATCATCCTGGCTATCCTCCACCACAACAAATGAATGCTTACGGACCACCACATCCTCAGCCAATGACTGGACCACCTCCACCGCCAGCATATACTGAATCCAGACCAGAGGTTAATCAGCCACCACCAGTATCAACTGCATTTGGTGGAGAACCATCAACAAAGTGA
- the LOC143084035 gene encoding uncharacterized protein LOC143084035 isoform X3 gives MDLLRRMLWLIVFYCLKIGFVLADTCYKYSYTYFRVYSTYCFGYCYGYYGNEYCGSYYNDYDVSHIGSLSIGAFVGLIIGCIIFFIFFVFVTVAICKSCTRSAGQHGRIVNPTGGVSVVQTGQQQGGPGGYHYGHQQMYSNVGYHPGYPPPQQMNAYGPPHPQPMTGPPPPPAYTESRPEVNQPPPVSTAFGGEPSTK, from the exons GTTTTGTTTTGGCAGATACTTGTTATAAGTATTCATACACCTATTTCAGAGTCTACTCCACCTACTGCTTCGGTTATTGCTATGGATATTACGGCAATGAATACTGTGGTAGCTATTACAATGACTATGACGTTTCACATATAGGATCACT GTCAATTGGAGCGTTTGTTGGCTTGATAATCGGTTGCATAATATTCTTCATATTTTTCGTATTCGTCACTGTGGCTATATGTAAATCTTGTACAAGATCTGCAGGTCAACATGGACGAATTGTCAATCCAACAGGTGGCGTTTCAGTTGTTCAAACAGGACAACAACAGG GTGGACCTGGTGGTTACCATTATGGGCATCAACAGATGTATTCGAATGTTGGATATCATCCTGGCTATCCTCCACCACAACAAATGAATGCTTACGGACCACCACATCCTCAGCCAATGACTGGACCACCTCCACCGCCAGCATATACTGAATCCAGACCAGAGGTTAATCAGCCACCACCAGTATCAACTGCATTTGGTGGAGAACCATCAACAAAGTGA